A portion of the Salarias fasciatus chromosome 15, fSalaFa1.1, whole genome shotgun sequence genome contains these proteins:
- the LOC115401435 gene encoding elongation of very long chain fatty acids protein 4-like yields the protein MEAVTHFVNDTVEFYKWSLTIADKRVEKWPLMSSPVPTLAISCLYLIFLWAGPRYMQDRQPYTLRKTLIVYNFSMVVLNFYIAKELLLGSRAAGYSYLCQPVNYSNDVNEVRIAWALWWYYISKGVEFLDTVFFILRKKFNQVSFLHVYHHCTMFILWWIGIKWVPGGQSFFGATINSSIHVLMYGYYGLAALGPQMQKYLWWKKYLTIIQMIQFHVTIGHAGHSLYTGCPFPCWMQWALIGYAVTFIILFANFYYHAYRRKPHSSHKGGKPVANGTSVVTNGHSKVEEVEDNGKRQRKGRAKRE from the exons ATGGAGGCTGTAACACATTTTGTGAATGACACTGTAGAGTTTTACAAATGGAGCCTTACTATAGCAG ACAAAAGAGTGGAGAAGTGGCCATTGATGTCTTCTCCCGTTCCCACTCTGGCCATCAGCTGCCTGTACTTGATCTTCCTGTGGGCGGGGCCTAGATACATGCAGGACCGCCAGCCCTACACACTCAGGAAGACACTCATAGTCTACAACTTCAGCATGGTGGTCCTCAATTTCTACATCGCCAAAGAG CTCCTACTAGGATCTAGAGCAGCCGGTTACAGCTACCTCTGTCAACCTGTCAACTACTCCAACGATGTCAATGAAGTCAGG aTAGCCTGGGCTCTTTGGTGGTACTATATCTCCAAAGGGGTGGAATTCTTGGATACAGTCTTTTTCATACTGAGGAAGAAGTTCAACCAAGTCAGCTTCCTCCACGTCTACCATCACTGCACCATGTTCATCCTCTGGTGGATCGGGATCAAGTGGGTCCCTGGTGGACAGT CTTTCTTTGGTGCAACCATCAACTCTTCTATCCATGTCCTCATGTATGGCTATTATGGTCTGGCAGCCCTGGGACCTCAGATGCAGAAGTACCTCTGGTGGAAGAAATACCTCACCATTATTCAAATG ATCCAGTTCCATGTAACCATCGGCCATGCTGGCCACTCTCTCTACACCGGCTGCCCGTTCCCCTGCTGGATGCAGTGGGCCCTGATCGGCTACGCCGtcaccttcatcatcctcttcgCCAACTTCTACTACCACGCCTACCGACGCAAACCTCACTCTTCACACAAAGGAGGCAAGCCTGTCGCGAACGGCACGTCTGTGGTAACTAACGGTCACAgcaaggtggaggaggtggaggataacggaaaaaggcaaagaaaaggaagagcCAAGAGGGAGTAA
- the LOC115402332 gene encoding protein SOGA3-like: MHYLKALLFILLHHHLSLSSRAIRAGVDVNDRQGECLVVPCVSITLLVLSVEVAGAEQKMNAAAGGAADPSSPSASAADSSAWRKRRRRRQHGSSQEGTHSLPPRHPGRCGSSLPPGRSRSSLSSADGREREPESRGGAAVPPDGAEAAAVAPNRADAAERDPADLPAPARRTALRLPCLKGVSSRRPLPGGSSEGRAKEGGRGRRVTAGCGAGLGAGFWRGGCLQAELIHYHLHKRLRRRMQTKAEDAMQGGSETAAEAPEAGSVTQQDEAYDEEMERLLEENEDLKCEIEEMRTEMDEMRDTFYEEDTCQLQEMRRELERANKNCRILQYRLRKAERKRLRYAQTGEIDEELLRSLEQDLKVAKDVSVRLHHELEKVEEKRTKTEEENEKLRQKLIEVEVTKQALQNELDKTKESQKRRGSKDIQKTDKKAAQTPTEEDNEDLKCQLAFIKEEAVLMRKKTAKIDKEKDRLEQELQKYRSFYGELDSTHPKGEAGGPPTTRESELKLRLRLVEEEANILGRKIVELEVENRGLRAELDDLRGEGEGAGSSVGGATGAAGSGRGLGDDLTELRQQLQLVEDEAELLRRNLADAEEQNKRVTTELNKLRFKAGTHEGGARHGGGAAGGGGLDGAKAEALQEELKAARLQINDLSGKVMQLQYENRVLLSNMQRYDLASHLSLRPSPRDSDAESDAGGAASGRRESDEDSTSSRLLPPHRKREGPVGGESDSDEVRNTNGSSRCLTPTRGLYTPTGPEGAAASALSRFLPGGRCSLRDRQQMIDIRVEAERLVRTIDRLIADTATIISEARVFVSNGDLMFGRGGEEGGEDDGSRIREHELLYRINAQMKAFRKELQAFIDKLEVPRLEDREAEEPLSMFQPIILLILILVLFSSLSYATIFKLVFLFTLFFVL, encoded by the exons ATGCATTACTTGAAAGCCCTCCTCTTTATCCTGTTGCACCACCACCTGTCTCTTTCCAGCCGTGCCATCAGGGCGGGCGTAGATGTGAATGATAGACAGGGCGAG TGCCTGGTGGTGCCCTGTGTCAGCATCACTCTGCTCGTGCTGAGCG TTGAGGTTGCTGGAGCGGAGCAGAAGATGAACGCTGCCGCCGGCGGCGCTGCAGATCCTTCCTCCCCGTCCGCATCAGCAGCGGACAGCAGtgcatggaggaagaggaggaggaggaggcagcacgGCTCTTCCCAAGAAGGAACACACAGCCTCCCTCCGAGACACCCGGGCCGGTGCGGCTCCTCCCTGCCTCCgggaagaagcagaagcagcctGAGCTCCGCGGACGGAAGGGAGAGGGAGCCCGAGAGCCGCGGCGGAGCAGCTGTTCCCCCGGATGGTGCTGAAGCTGCCGCCGTCGCACCGAACAGGGCGGATGCTGCGGAGAGGGACCCGGCGGATTTACCAGCGCCGGCCCGTCGCACCGCTTTACGCCTACCCTGCCTGAAAGGCGTCTCCAGCCGGCGTCCGCTCCCCGGCGGGAGCTCCGAGGGGAGAGCAAAAGAGggcggccgcggccgccgcgTGACGGCCGGCTGCGGAGCGGGCCTCGGTGCGGGTTTCTGGAGGGGAGGATGCTTGCAGGCTGAGCTGATCCACTACCATCTGCACaagaggctgaggaggaggatgcaaACGAAAGCGGAGGACGCCATGCAGGGGGGGTCGGAGACGGCCGCGGAGGCTCCAGAGGCGGGGTCCGTGACACAGCAGGACGAGGCCTACGATGAGGAGATGGAGcggctgctggaggaaaacGAAGATCTCAAG TGTGAGATCGAGGAGATGAGGACCGAGATGGACGAGATGCGAGACACTTTCTACGAGGAGGACACTtgtcagctgcaggagatgagGCGTGAGTTAGAAAGAGCCAATAAAAACTGTCGGATCCTGCAGTATCGTCTGCGGAAGgctgagaggaagaggctgCGCTACGCCCAGACAGGGGAGATCGATGAGGAGCTGCTCAGGAGTCTGGAGCAGGACCTGAAG GTAGCAAAGGACGTGTCTGTCAGGCTGCACCACGAGCTGGAGAAAGTGGAAGAGAAGCGCACGAAAAccgaggaggagaacgagaagCTGAGGCAGAAGCTCATCGAGGTCGAAGTGACCAAGCAAGCTCTGCAGAATGAACTCGACAAAACCAAAGAG TCTCAGAAGAGAAGAGGCAGCAAGGACATCCAGAAGACCGATAAGAAAGCAGCACAGACCCCGACTGAG GAGGACAACGAGGACCTGAAGTGCCAGCTTGCCTTCATCAAAGAGGAGGCGGTGCTCATGAGGAAGAAAACAGCCAAGATCGACAAGGAGAAGGATCGCCTGGAACAGGAACTACAGAAGTACCGCTCCTTCTACGGAGAGCTGGACAGCACCCACCCCAAAGGGGAGGCAGGGGGGCCGCCCACCACCCGCGAGTCAGAGCTGAAGCTGCGGCTCcgcctggtggaggaggaggccaacATCCTTGGGAGGAAGATAGTTGAGTTGGAG GTTGAAAATCGCGGCCTGAGGGCCGAGCTCGACGACCTCCGCGGCGAAGGAGAGGGCGCCGGGAGCTCCGTCGGCGGGGCGACGGGCGCGGCGGGCTCGGGGCGGGGTCTGGGCGACGACCTGACGGAGCtgcggcagcagctgcagctggtggaggacgaggcggagctgctgaggaggaacCTGGCCGACGCCGAAGAGCAGAACAAGAGGGTGACCACCGAACTGAACAAGCTCCGCTTCAAGGCGGGCACCCACGAAGGAGGCGCCCGGCACGGGGGAGGCgcagcgggaggaggggggctggacGGAGCAAAGGCAGAagccctgcaggaggagctgaaagcTGCAAGACTGCAGATCAATGATCTGAGCGGCAAG GTGATGCAGCTGCAGTACGAAAACCGCGTGCTGCTCTCCAACATGCAGCGCTACGACCTGGCCTCCCACCTCTCCCTGCGGCCCAGCCCGCGGGACAGCGACGCCGAGAGCGACGCCGGCGGCGCCGCGAGCGGCCGCCGGGAGAGCGACGAGGACTCCacctcctcccgcctcctcccGCCCCACCGGAAGCGGGAGGGCCCCGTGGGCGGGGAGAGCGACTCGGACGAGGTGAGGAACACCAACGGCAGCAGCCGCTGCCTGACGCCCACCCGGGGGCTGTACACCCCCACGGGGCCCGAGGGCGCCGCCGCCAGCGCCTTGTCCCGCTTCCTGCCGGGCGGCCGGTGCAGCCTGCGCGACCGGCAGCAGATGATCGACATCCGCGTGGAGGCGGAGAGACTGGTGCGCACCATCGACAGGCTCATCGCCGACACGGCCACCATCATCTCGGAGGCGAGGGTCTTCGTCTCGAACGGCGACCTGATGTTCGGGAGGGGCGGGGAGGAGGGCGGCGAGGACGACGGGAGCAGGATCAGAGAGCACGAGCTCCTGTACCGCATAAACGCCCAGATGAAGGCCTTTCGCAAAGAACTGCAGGCCTTCATAGACAAACTGGAAGTGCCGAGGCTCGAGGACCGGGAGGCGGAGGAGCCGCTGTCG atgttccagcCCATCATTTTGCTCATCCTCATACTCGTGTTATTCTCATCCCTCTCTTACGCCACCATCTTCAAACTAGTCTTCCTCTTTAcccttttctttgttctgtga